A DNA window from Calliphora vicina chromosome 1, idCalVici1.1, whole genome shotgun sequence contains the following coding sequences:
- the pic gene encoding DNA damage-binding protein 1 has protein sequence MSQYHYVVTAQKPTAVVACVTGNFTSPTDLNLIIARNSQLEIDLVTPEGLRPLKEVNIYGQITVMKHFRPQDSKKDLLFILTHRYNVMILECCMIGDQIKVITKAHGNVSHQYSPPTDGGVMAVIDPKARVIGMCLYMGLFTIIPLDKETSELRATNLRMDELNVYDVEFLYGCINPTIIVIHKDNDGRHVKTHEINLRDKEFMKIAWKQDNVETEATMLIPVPTPLGGAIVIGRESIVYHDGSSYHAVAPSTFKQSTINCYARVDSKGQRYLLGNMYGQLFMLFLETADNGKGCSAVREIKVELLGEISTPECITYLDNGFLFIGSKHGDSQLVRLSTTPNESGSYVIPMENFTNLAPILDLAVVDLDRQGQGQIITCSGTFQDGSLRIIRIGIGIQEHACIDLPGIKGMWSLKVGIDDSSYENTLVLAFVGHTRILTLTGEEVEETDIPGFLSDQQTFHCANVDYDQIIQVTPLTVRLIKSTTKNLVYEWQPSAGKRIGVVSCNAQQIIIASARDVYYLEIEDEKLVQVSQKTLEYEVACLDITPLGDGKNRSDLVAVGLWTDISAVVLTLPNLDVCHTEKLGGEIIPRSILMTTFEGIHYLLCALGDGSMFYFILNKDNGNLTDKKRVTLGTQPTTLRTFKSFATTNVFACSDRPTVIYSSNHKLVFSNVNLKEVNHMCSLNAQAYPDSLALATKNSVIIGTIDEIQKLHIRTVPLGEGPRRIAYQESSQTFAVATMRIDVQGRGGPKPTRASASTQAQNITYASNIVPKPGACNTATTNAEIGQELDISNLLIIDQNTFEVLHAHQFMPSESIMSIMSAQLGDDANSYYVVSTALLYADEPEPTVGRIIIFHYHDGKLTQVAETKIDGGCYSMVEFNGKVLAGINSFVRLYEWTNEKELRMECNIQKNITVLCLKAKGDFILIGDLMRSMTLLQHKQMEGIFIDIARDSDPKFMRAIEILDDDTFLGSEDNGNLFVCQKDSAATTDELRSELPEVARFHLGDYVNVFRHDSLVMQNVGERTTPNQGCVLYGTVMGAIGIVTQIPQDFYEFLHSLEERLTNVIKSVGKVDHSYYRSYQTTQKTEPCEGFIDGDLIESFLDLTREKMKECVLGLEITMNGEKKDADVDDVIKIVEDLTRMH, from the exons ATGTCGCAATATCATTATGTGGTCACGGCACAAAAACCAACAGCTGTAGTTGCTTGTGTTACCG gaaACTTTACTTCGCCTacagatttaaatttaattattgccCGAAATAGCCAGTTGGAAATTGATTTAGTTACACCAGAGGGTTTGCGACCTCTCAAAGAGGTAAACATATATGGCCAGATAACGGTAATGAAGCATTTTCGACCACAG GATAGCAAAAAGGACTTGTTGTTTATACTTACTCATCGGTACAATGTAATGATTTTAGAGTGTTGTATGATTGGTGATCAGATTAAGGTCATAACAAAAGCTCACGGCAATGTCTCCCACCAATATAGTCCACCAACGGATGGTGGTGTTATGGCAGTTATTGATCCTAAAGCACGCGTTATAGGCATGTGTTTATACATGGGTTTGTTTACTATAATTCCCTTGGATAAAGAGACCAGCGAATTGAGAGCAACTAATTTACG cATGGACGAATTGAATGTGTATGATGTTGAATTCCTTTACGGCTGCATTAATCCCACAATTATTGTAATACACAAAGATAATGATGGCCGCCACGTTAAAACTCATGAAATTAATTTACGCGAtaaagaatttatgaaaattgcCTGGAAGCAAGATAATGTTGAAACCGAAGCCACCATGTTAATTCCAGTACCCACACCTTTAg gtgGAGCAATCGTTATTGGACGTGAATCAATTGTTTATCATGATGGTAGTAGTTATCACGCAGTGGCTCCTTCAACTTTTAAG CAAAGTACTATTAATTGCTATGCTCGCGTCGATAGTAAAGGTCAACGCTATTTACTTGGCAACATGTATGGCCAATTGTTTATGCTGTTTTTGGAGACTGCAGATAATGGCAAAGGTTGTTCTGCGGTTCGAGAAATAAAAGTAGAACTTCTGG GTGAAATTTCTACACCGGAATGCATAACATATTTGGATAATGGTTTTCTCTTCATTGGATCCAAGCATGGTGACTCTCAATTGGTACGTTTAAGTACTACACCAAACGAGAGTGGTTCGTATGTAATACCCATGGAGAACTTTACAAATTTAGCTCCGATACTAGATTTAGCTGTTGTTGATTTAGATCGCCAAGGACAAGGACAAATAATAACATGTTCGGGTACATTTCAAGATGGTTCCTTAAGAATTATAAG aATTGGCATTGGCATACAGGAACATGCCTGCATTGATTTGCCTGGTATCAAGGGTATGTGGTCTCTCAAGGTGGGCATTGATGATAGTTCATATGAAAATACTTTGGTATTGGCATTTGTGGGACATACGCGTATTTTGACACTAACTGGCGAGGAAGTTGAAGAGACAGATATACCCGGTTTTCTAAGCGACCAGCAAACTTTCCACTGTGCCAATGTGGATTACGATCAG ATTATTCAAGTTACCCCCTTAACAGTGCGCTTAATTAAAAGTACTACAAAAAATCTAGTCTATGAATGGCAGCCCAGCGCTGGGAAACGTATAGGTGTAGTTTCTTGCAATgcccaacaaattattattgcaTCGGCACGTGATGTTTACTATCTAGAAATTGAGGATGAAAAACTTGTGCAGGTTTCGCAGAAAACGTTGGAATATGAAGTGGCTTGTTTGGACATTACACCTTTGGGCGATGGCAAAAATCGTTCAGATCTAGTAGCTGTTGGCTTATGGACTGACATTTCAGCCGTGGTTTTAACTCTGCCCAATTTGGATGTTTGTCACACCGAAAAATTAGGAGGAGAAATCATTCCTAGATCGATATTAATGACCACTTTTGAGGGCATTCACTATTTGCTATGCGCTTTGGGTGATGGTTctatgttttatttcattttaaataaggATAATGGCAATCTAACCGATAAAAAGAGAGTCACCTTGGGTACTCAACCCACTACGTTGAGAACCTTTAAATCATTTGCCACCACCAACGTATTTGCCTGTTCGGACAGACCTACCGTTATATATTCATCCAATCACAAATTGGTATTCTCGAATGTAAATTTGAAAGAGGTCAATCATATGTGCTCTCTAAATGCACAAGCCTATCCCGACAGTTTGGCCTTGGCTACAAAGAATTCAGTTATTATTGGTACCATCGATGAAATtcaaaagttacacatacgcaCGGTACCTCTGGGAGAGGGACCCCGTCGTATTGCCTATCAGGAGAGTTCTCAAACATTTGCCGTTGCCACCATGAGAATTGATGTCCAAGGTAGAGGTGGTCCCAAACCAACAAGAGCCAGTGCTTCAACTCAAGCCCAAAATATCACTTATGCTTCTAATATTGTACCCAAGCCTGGTGCTTGTAACACTGCAACGACCAATGCTGAAATTGGTCAAGAATTGGACATTAGTAATCTCTTGATTATCGATCAAAACACCTTTGAAGTTTTACATGCTCATCAATTTATGCCATCGGAATCTATTATGTCTATAATGTCTGCCCAATTGGGCGATGATGCCAATTCGTATTATGTTGTGTCTACCGCCTTGCTGTACGCGGATGAGCCCGAACCTACAGTCGGTCGTATTATAATATTCCATTATCATGACGGCAAATTGACACAGGTGGCCGAGACGAAAATTGATGGTGGTTGTTATTCGATGGTAGAATTTAATGGCAAAGTTTTGGCCGGCATCAATAGTTTTGTGCGTCTGTACGAGTGGACAAATGAAAAGGAATTGAGAATGGAATGTAATATCCAAAAGAATATAACCGTATTGTGTTTGAAAGCTAAAG gTGACTTTATTTTAATTGGAGATTTAATGCGTTCGATGACCTTGTTACAACACAAACAAATGGAGGGCATTTTTATTGATATTGCCAGAGATAGTGATCCAAAATTTATGCGAGCAATTGAAATTTTGGATGATGATACATTTTTGGGATCCGAAGATAATGGCAATTTATTTGTATGCCAAAAGGACAG cGCTGCCACAACTGATGAATTACGTTCGGAATTGCCCGAAGTGGCACGTTTTCACTTGGGCGATTATGTCAACGTTTTCCGTCACGATTCGTTGGTTATGCAAAATGTTGGAGAACGTACCACACCAAATCAGGGCTGTGTTCTGTATGGCACTGTTATGGGGGCAATTGGTATTGTAACTCAGATACCGCAAGACTTTTACGAATTTCTTCATAGTCTGGAAGAACGTCTAACAAATGTCATTAAATCGGTGGGTAAAGTTGATCACTCGTATTATCGTAGTTATCAGACTACACAGAAAACAGAACCATGTGAGGGTTTCATTGATGGGGATCTTATTGAGAGTTTTCTCGATTTAACACGTGAGAAAATGAAGGAGTGTGTTTTGGGTTTGGAG ATTACCATGAATGGTGAGAAAAAAGATGCCGATGTCGATGATGTCATTAAAATTGTGGAGGATCTGACAAGGATGCATTGA
- the LOC135963864 gene encoding gametogenetin-binding protein 2-like, whose amino-acid sequence MARLTYVYRTEDLQSYLNVGRRQLPVNAGDENLVMLMDLNSKGLCIDSPHIRGKELEEFTRKFNLLTSEELRTSLEIESHTFVSVLNQCVQCVGCRRRVERLFYQLIISGQPTLDPLVLKNSGVLSITEEKMKTPQALGTLLYRHREILNNLLESKLRNKTRCVLHSLDAFRSKPFSETWREVWSSMKHNCRDELAVIETKELHEVLENYLKKHKFCNGCRTKIEKAYKILVGETTTKEKGYVAALYANIKKCHPDKHIHVFTNKIDFLDALIRRAEPEVNGSYSKLRERHAKTLEIAQEEVLTCVGMIMYERLRRVYVSLREEERACQVLAAVGVHALCRSFDMSVEKKQGISNLELLYQEISRAEKAKEHKREQKKLKKKKKKNEKKIHRMCDHNNDANSEGVDDDDHEPEQEDDEELHENAESTNGESNDVCDVEVVDFKGNVKENNRKKKALTAGQKDIEEDAGVECDHLEETHEDVGGEEDDDDDVANKHHSSSQQQSSVQQQKNQQQQQQKKKKQKQKQKLKTPQKKNVTATNNNKKKDKLKSNSSADVQNVSKTTTSINTTTTITTNNTIIASAVTTAKCNDCHSPQSDCPCESDIKDSGYGSEPLSHGNSRTSSVVSSPEDTSEGSEVSCSDGFCNHDHSGGSSLMADLDDEHHNHHHHHHYDDNDDLNHHDHHTCDQSFELRFGLDSCNFFHQHQMNTLSLQQMLDDFDGDDEDEENCYIPQEVVLEYQCQREKVQKQRLQLRETLRENFARLCLEKRRLAATTNNNKN is encoded by the exons atggcGCGTCTAACCTACGTCTACAGAACGGAGGACTTGCAAAGTTATTTAAACGTCGGCCGGAGACAATTACCCGTCAATGCAGGAGATGAAAATTTAGTG atgctTATGGATTTAAATAGCAAAGGTCTGTGCATTGATAGTCCTCATATTCGTGGCAAAGAACTGGAAGAATTTACACGCAAATTTAATCTGTTGACAAGTGAGGAATTACGTACATCGCTGGAAATTGAAAGCCATACATTTGTATCAGTACTTAATCAGTGTGTACAATGCGTTGGCTGTAGGCGACGTGTTGAACGTTTGTTTTACCAGCTGATCATCTCTGGCCAACCAACTCTAGATCCTTTGGTACTGAAGAATTCTGGTGTGCTAAGTATAACAGAAGAGAAAATGAAAACACCACAAGCCTTGGGAACCCTGCTCTATCGGCATCGTGAGATTTTAAACAATCTGTTGGAAAGTAAATTGCGTAATAAGACACGTTGTGTGTTACATTCTTTGGATGCATTTCGTTCGAAACCATTTTCGGAGACGTGGCGTGAAGTGTGGTCATCCATGAAGCATAATTGTCGCGATGAATTGGCTGTTATCGAAACGAAAGAACTGCACGAAGTGCTGgagaattatttgaaaaaacacaagttttgcaATGGTTGCCGTACAAAG ATCGAAAAGGCTTATAAAATTTTAGTGGGTGAGACGACAACGAAGGAGAAGGGCTATGTCGCCGCACTTTATGCCAATATTAAAAAGTGTCATCCCGACAAGCATATTCATGTTTTCACGAATAAAATCGACTTTCTCGACGCTCTTATTAGGCGCGCCGAACCCGAAGTCAACGGAAG CTATTCAAAACTGCGTGAACGTCATGCGAAAACATTAGAAATCGCCCAAGAAGAAGTGCTTACATGTGTCGGAATGATTATGTACGAACGTCTGCGCCGAGTCTACGTTAGTTTACGAGAAGAGGAACGTGCCTGTCAAGTGTTAGCCGCTGTTGGTGTACATGCCCTTTGTCGCAGTTTTGACATGTCGGTGGAGAAGAAACAGGGAATCAGCAACTTAGAACTACTGTATCAAGAGATTAGTCGTGCTGAAAAAGCCAAAGAACACAAGCGCGAACAAAAGAAATTgaagaaaaagaagaagaagaatgAAAAGAAAATCCATCGCATGTGTGATCATAACAACGACGCAAATTCCGAAGGAGTCGACGACGATGATCATGAGCCAGAGCAAGAAGATGATGAGGAATTGCATGAGAATGCCGAATCGACTAATGGCGAGTCGAATGACGTGTGTGACGTTGAAGTCGTAGACTTTAAAGGGAATGTAAAAGAGAATAATAGAAAAAAGAAAGCTTTAACTGCTGGCCAGAAAGATATTGAGGAAGATGCAGGCGTTGAATGTGATCATCTCGAAGAAACTCATGAGGATGTTGGTGGAGAGGAGGATGACGACGATGATGTTGCTAATAAACATCATTCATCATCTCAGCAACAATCTTCTGTTCAGCAGCAAAAaaatcaacagcagcagcaacagaaaaagaagaaacagaagcaaaaacagaaactaaaaacaccacaaaagaaaaatgttactgctaccaacaacaacaaaaagaaggACAAGTTAAAGTCCAATTCTTCGGCAGATGTACAGAACGTTTCTAAAACAACTACATCTATTAATACCACCACCACGATTACCACTAACAATACGATCATTGCCTCAGCTGTGACCACAGCTAAATGCAATGACTGTCATTCACCTCAGTCAGATTGTCCATGTGAAAGTGATATTAAAGATTCGGGCTATGGCAGCGAACCTCTATCCCATGGCAATTCACGTACATCTAGTGTTGTCTCCTCACCTGAGGACACTTCAGAGGGTTCGGAAGTTTCTTGTTCGGATGGCTTTTGTAACCATGACCATAGTGGTGGCAGCAGTCTTATGGCTGATTTAGATGATGAGCATCACaaccaccaccaccatcatcatTATGATGATAACGATGATTTAAATCATCATGATCATCATACTTGTGATCAGTCGTTTGAATTGCGCTTTGGCTTGGATTCATGTAATTTCTTCCATCAACATCAAATGAACACGTTGAGTCTACAACAAATGTTG GACGATTTCGATGGTGATGACGAAGACGAAGAAAACTGTTACATTCCTCAAGAGGTGGTCTTAGAATATCAGTGCCAACGCGAAAAGGTTCAAAAGCAACGTTTGCAACTACGTGAAACTCTGCGTGAAAATTTCGCTCGCCTTTGTCTCGAAAAACGACGTTTGGCGGCCACaaccaataataataaaaactaa
- the MED27 gene encoding mediator of RNA polymerase II transcription subunit 27 encodes MEKLNSTLNSVKALRSSVRQCFEQLADGTAKQVDASGVEQSEESRNRFLVEFQENYGNINQQLREVESLINGLQVPMSPYYLGNTTYLAQEITQDRQAMYPQLVNSYKWIDKVHEHSLLAFNNLNLNNLRRSYTYSQKRGRVQYTSCNNPDPEFIDNLFNSEITHTNTTYKVCRPFSSNAVVIATISHVLKAAIICKGVLIEWVTVKGYDEPLEIEDLWTESRYEVFRKVQEHTHSAMLHFFSPTLPELAVKSYMTWLNSYSKLFLEPCKRCGKYVSNGLPPTWRDLRTLEPFHEECKNC; translated from the exons atggagAAATTAAATTCAACTTTAAATTCCGTAAAAGCTTTGCGTTCTAGTGTTCGCCAATGTTTTGAACAATTGGCTGATGGTACGGCCAAACAAGTGGACGCCAGTGGCGTCGAGCAGTCCGAAGAAAGTCgcaatcgatttttggttgaatttcagGAAAACTATGGAAATATTAATCAGCAATTGAG AGAAGTGGAATCACTGATAAATGGCTTACAAGTGCCCATGAGCCCTTATTATTTGGGCAACACTACATATTTGGCACAAGAAATAACACAAGATCGCCAAGCTATGTACCCTCAACTGGTTAATAGTTACAAATGGATTGATAAG GTTCATGAGCATAGTCTTTTggcttttaataatttaaatttgaataacttgAGGAGATCATACACATATTCACAAAAAAGGGGTCGTGTTCAATACACATCATGCAACAATCCCGATCCAGA ATTCATCGATAATCTTTTCAACAGTGAAATTACTCATACAAATACCACCTACAAAGTTTGTCGTCCATTCAGCTCTAATGCGGTTGTCATC GCCACAATAAGTCATGTTTTGAAAGCGGCTATAATCTGCAAAGGTGTTTTAATTGAATGGGTGACCGTGAAGGGTTACGATGAGCCATTAGAAATTGAAGATCTTTGGACTGAATCTCGTTATGAAGTATTTCGTAAAGTACAAGAGCACACACACTCAGCTATGTTGCACTTCTTTTCGCCAACACTGCCCGAGTTGGCCGTCAAAAGTTATATG ACTTGGCTCAATAGTTACagtaaattatttttggaaCCTTGTAAGAGATGTGGCAAGTATGTATCGAATGGTTTGCCACCAACCTGGCGTGATTTAAGGACTTTAGAGCCATTCCATGAGGAATGCAAGAATTGTTAA
- the Rtca gene encoding RNA 3'-terminal phosphate cyclase has product MSHCEFVEIDGKYLEGGGQILRNALSFSCILGRPVRIINIRANRPNPGLSNQHLFGLNLLAQITNAKVTGNQIKSTEVEFSPGIIKAGVYFVDTRTAASITLVLQCALPVLLFGGGNSNLELVGGTNVGMAPQVDFMTEVLRPNLEKFGVSFDFDLIQRGYYPRGGGRCKLFIPHIKGIKSASITNFGDLQEIVGWCFVAGRLPNHIAEDIKKSAEKELQTIRCHKYHLESYKESAEMARDNGSGCILTAITTTDCVLGSDCLGEKKVDAFELGSTAAKQLNKLITNRICVDEHVQDQLIIYMALAKGNSVILTGPLTNHTLTAIYVAEKMSGACFQTENVDDNHVRISCNGIGYERDD; this is encoded by the coding sequence ATGTCTCATTGCGAATTCGTGGAAATTGATGGTAAATACTTGGAAGGTGGTGGCCAAATCTTGCGAAATGCCTTAAGTTTTAGTTGTATTCTGGGACGACCCGTACGAATTATTAATATAAGAGCAAATCGTCCTAACCCTGGACTGTCCAATCAACATCTATTTGGTCTAAATTTACTGGCACAAATTACAAATGCCAAAGTGACCGGTAATCAAATAAAATCAACAGAAGTGGAATTTAGTCCTGGTATTATTAAAGCCGGTGTATATTTCGTGGACACGCGCACGGCTGCCAGTATAACACTTGTATTGCAATGCGCTTTGCCAGTACTACTGTTTGGTGGTGGAAACTCCAATCTAGAACTTGTAGGAGGCACAAATGTGGGTATGGCTCCGCAAGTAGATTTTATGACTGAGGTTTTAAGaccgaatttagaaaaatttggtGTATCCTTCGATTTTGATCTCATTCAGCGTGGTTATTATCCCCGTGGCGGAGGACGATGTAAACTATTTATACCCCATATTAAAGGTATTAAATCCGCTAGTATTACAAATTTTGGTGATTTACAAGAAATTGTTGGCTGGTGCTTTGTCGCTGGTCGTTTACCCAATCACATAGCTGAAGATATTAAGAAGTCGGCGGAAAAAGAGTTACAAACCATAAGATGCCATAAATACCATTTAGAGTCATATAAAGAATCTGCCGAAATGGCACGAGATAACGGTTCAGGGTGTATCTTAACAGCTATAACAACTACGGACTGCGTTTTAGGATCAGACTGTTTGGGTGAAAAGAAAGTTGATGCCTTTGAATTAGGCTCTACAGCTGCAAAGCAACTAAATAAATTAATCACAAATAGAATTTGTGTGGATGAGCATGTGCAAGATCAATTGATCATATATATGGCTTTGGCGAAAGGAAATTCTGTTATATTGACTGGGCCTCTTACGAACCACACGTTAACCGCTATATACGTAGCTGAAAAGATGAGTGGCGCATGTTTTCAAACAGAAAATGTTGATGATAATCATGTCCGCATATCTTGCAATGGTATTGGCTACGAAAGAGACGATTAA